The following proteins are co-located in the Silene latifolia isolate original U9 population chromosome 1, ASM4854445v1, whole genome shotgun sequence genome:
- the LOC141595977 gene encoding uncharacterized protein LOC141595977 codes for MEEEEENQSTTTRTPPSSSTMDKETTVLSNLAANHLFLTQFEAFRATIFTLRRNNPDLALSLLQTIVVHGGNLGPNLLFSPNCPSPALLTWLSSIELFQFDNPTSIWSNSVSLELIRVRVEFLLYVQMAITRVWDWIKRSLVEIGVVFEDIETGFEENIVGFENEAELREFKDGIRVLDGVMEVGLRRLKDDLIVSMEGIDNGDEIVVKDADFAVLRKVILMNADIFDAICDNVDRQVGTESGGVDGGGESGSGSGLAITVTTQGRSGRVSSEDDHEVLKSLQKYVQEVHLEEIKECVKNEDVDGAISHIRYLHLGYGVAEDEYRMVFLDFLKKVLSGKDELVDAWQPTRDKLLYIYQEALSSACSHLVQILQAVQDQLLVEEMKMFSSSDNQILPPLKHLQYQMQKKRLGDTNDDNSFSLNTMISACMRDMYHYTRVAGLHFFECIMDTALSAVKNELLEEASSVVLLFPRLQPLVGVMGWDLLANKTAARRKLMQLLWTSKSKLYRLEESYLYENESDEVSCVEYLCDTLCYRLDLASFVACVNSGQPWDIMCSLSLSGHGYEDFQARTTHLDPFVENFILERLSLQSPLRVLFDVVPTIKFEDAIRLISMQPTNSPTGEWKRMQDAELIHMRYALDCAVMALATMEKSRNDPQRYYPQLALNFLKNLKSHLEAVTDLSRKIFLVNIIISLLHVDSITVDFEHCGLEGSIYELSQTSLQQNDDFEEDGNKMVVSFVESLLDMLSCNLPSKQAWEATDVNQEKQALEWRISNARSFIDDWQWRLSVLQKLLPLPELKWGWKEALAVLRAAPSKLLNLRFSRGACCCYRFKLTGGLCNQGVIFTYQCHFLH; via the exons atggaagaagaagaagaaaatcaatcaacaacaacaagaacaccACCATCTTCATCCACCATGGATAAAGAAACGACGGTGTTATCAAATCTAGCCGCTAATCATCTCTTTCTAACCCAATTCGAGGCATTTCGTGCTACCATTTTCACTCTTCGTCGCAATAACCCTGACCTCGCACTTTCTCTTCTTCAAACCATTGTCGTCCATGGCGGAAACCTCGGTCCAAACCTCCTGTTTTCCCCAAATTGCCCCTCCCCTGCTCTACTTACTTGGCTTTCTTCAATTGAGCTCTTTCAGTTTGATAATCCCACTTCTATTTGGAGCAATTCCGTTAGTCTTGAGTTGATTCGGGTTCGGGTTGAGTTCTTGTTGTATGTTCAGATGGCGATTACTAGGGTTTGGGATTGGATTAAGCGGAGTTTGGTTGAAATTGGGGTTGTTTTTGAGGATATTGAAACTGGGTTTGAGGAGAATATTGTGGGTTTTGAGAATGAGGCTGAGTTGAGGGAGTTTAAGGatggaattagggttttggatgGGGTTATGGAGGTGGGATTGAGGAGATTGAAGGATGATTTGATTGTTAGTATGGAGGGGATAGACAATGGGGATGAGATTGTTGTCAAGGATGCGGATTTCGCGGTTTTGAGGAAGGTTATTTTAATGAATGCCGatatttttgatgcaatttgtgaTAATGTGGATAGACAGGTAGGAACTGAGTCGGGCGGCGTTGACGGTGGTGGGGAGAGTGGTTCAGGTTCGGGTTTGGCTATAACTGTGACTACACAAGGGAGGTCAGGGAGGGTATCGAGTGAGGATGATCATGAGGTTTTGAAATCGCTTCAGAAGTATGTTCAGGAAGTGCATTTAGAGGAAATCAAAGAGTGTGTGAAAAATGAGGATGTTGATGGAGCTATTTCACATATTAGatatttgcatttgggttatggAGTTGCTGAGGATGAGTACCG AATGGTTTTTCTGGACTTCCTCAAAAAGGTTTTGTCAGGGAAAGATGAACTAGTGGATGCTTGGCAACCCACAAGGGATAAATTACTGTATATTTACCAGGAAGCTCTATCCTCAGCGTGCTCACATCTTGTTCAAATTCTTCAG GCTGTTCAAGATCAGCTCCTTGTGGAAGAAATGAAAATGTTCAGTTCCTCTGACAACCAAATTCTGCCCCCCCTTAAGCACCTTCAGTATCAGATGCAAAAGAAGAGGCTTGGTGATACTAATGATGACAATTCCTTCTCTTTGAATACGATGATATCTGCTTGCATGAGAGATATGTATCACTACACACGTGTTGCTGGATTACACTTTTTTGAGTGTATTATGGACACAGCTCTTTCTGCTGTCAAGAATGAGCTGTTGGAAGAAGCGAGCTCT GTAGTCTTGTTGTTTCCCAGGCTTCAACCTTTGGTTGGTGTCATGGGGTGGGATTTGTTGGCCAATAAGACAGCTGCTCGAAGGAAATTGATGCAATTACTGTGGACAAGCAAGTCAAAATTATATAGGCTTGAGGAGTCATATCTTTATGAAAATGAATCAGATGAG GTATCTTGCGTGGAATATCTTTGTGATACCTTGTGTTATCGGCTTGACCTAGCTTCTTTTGTTGCTTGTGTCAATTCTGGTCAACCTTGGGATATTATGTGCTCCTTGTCACTATCTGGGCATGGATATGAGGACTTCCAAGCTCGGACTACTCATTTGGATCCTTTTGTGGAAAATTTTATCCTGGAGAGACTATCTTTGCAGAGCCCCTTACGG GTGTTATTTGATGTAGTCCCAACCATCAAATTTGAAGATGCTATTAGATTGATAAGCATGCAGCCAACCAATTCCCCTACAGGAGAATGGAAAAG GATGCAAGATGCTGAACTTATTCACATGCGCTATGCTCTTGACTGTGCTGTCATGGCACTGGCAACAATGGAAAAGAGTCGGAACGATCCTCAAAGATACTATCCTCAGTTAGCGTTGAACTTCTTGAAAAATTTGAAGAGCCATCTTGAGGCAGTCACTGATTTGTCACGGAAG ATATTTCTGGTGAACATTATAATTTCACTCCTACATGTGGACAGTATCACAGTTGATTTTGAACATTGTGGCTTAGAAGGAAGCATCTATGAGCTATCTCAGACTAGCCTACAACAGAATGATGATTTTGAAGAGGATGGGAACAAAATGGTTGTTTCTTTTGTGGAATCTCTACTCGATATGTTAAGTTGCAACTTACCTTCCAAGCAGGCATGGGAGGCTACTGATGTTAACCAGGAAAAACAGGCGTTAGAGTGGCGAATCTCTAATGCTAGGAGCTTCATCGATGATTGGCAGTGGCGTTTATCAGTATTGCAAAAATTATTGCCCTTACCCGAGTTGAAATGGGGATGGAAGGAGGCATTGGCAGTACTACGTGCAGCACCCTCAAAACTACTCAACCT TCGGTTTTCCCGAGGGGCCTGCTGCTGTTACAGATTCAAGTTGACAGGTGGTCTTTGTAACCAAGGTGTTATCTTCACTTACCAATGTCATTTTCTTCATTGA